One Setaria italica strain Yugu1 chromosome I, Setaria_italica_v2.0, whole genome shotgun sequence DNA window includes the following coding sequences:
- the LOC101780572 gene encoding ASC1-like protein 1 — MGLGAAAGRLLAEVDWERESYPAYDDFLALPAFVLFFPTVRFFLDRFVFERVARRLILGQGHQRTSNETEETRKKIRKFKESAWKCVYFLSGELLALSVTYNEPWFTNTRYFWVGPGEQVWPDQKIKLKLKAVYMYAAGFYTYSIFALIFWETRRSDFGVSMSHHVATVVLIVLSYVFRFARVGSIVLAIHDASDVFLEVGKMSKYSHCDWLANISFLLFVVSWILLRLTYFPFWILRSTSYEVLLTLDKKKHNFDGPIYYYVFNSLLFSLLVLHIYWWVLIYRMLVRQIRTRNVGDDVRSDSEEEDEHED, encoded by the exons ATGGGgctcggggcggcggcggggcggctcCTCGCGGAGGTGGACTGGGAGCGCGAGTCCTACCCGGCGTACGACGACTTCCTCGCGCTCCCGGCCTTCGTCCTCTTCTTCCCCACCGTCCGCTTCTTCCTCGACCGCTTCGTCTTCGAG AGGGTTGCAAGGAGGCTTATACTTGGGCAGGGACATCAGAGAACTAGTAATgaaacagaagaaacaaggaagaagataagaaaATTCAAGGAATCGGCTTGGAAATGTGTCTATTTCCTATCTGGGGAGCTTTTAGCTCTGTCAGTCACATATAATGAGCCTTGGTTCACCAATACCAGATATTTTTGGGTAGGACCTGGAGAACAGGTTTGGCCTGATCAGAAGATAAA ATTGAAACTTAAGGCGGTTTACATGTATGCTGCTGGATTCTACACATATTCCATATTTGCACTTATTTTTTGGGAAACAAGGCGTTCAGACTTTGGCGTGTCAATGTCGCATCATGTTGCTACTGTTGTTCTGATTGTTCTATCTTATGTGTTCAG ATTTGCTCGAGTTGGCTCTATAGTATTGGCAATTCATGATGCAAGTGACGTTTTCCTGGAAGTAGGGAAGATGTCCAAGTACAGCCATTGTGATTGGCTTGCCAACATTTCGTTTCTGCTTTTTGTTGTTTCATGGATTCTTCTCCGCCTCACATATTTTCCATTCTGGATTCTGAGAAGTACAAG CTATGAGGTCTTGTTGACTTTGGATAAAAAGAAGCACAATTTTGACGGTCCTATATACTACTATGTGTTCAATTCCCTTCTATTTTCACTACTTGTCCTCCACATATATTGGTGGGTTTTAATATATCGGATGCTTGTGAGACAAATAAGGACGAGAAATGTTGGAGATGATGTTCGATCTG Actctgaagaagaagatgagcacgaagattga